In Halomonas alkalicola, the following proteins share a genomic window:
- a CDS encoding S66 peptidase family protein: MPLAISLIAPSSFTPEDDIERGVRGLESLGVTVRRPAPLQRRTRYLAGDREWRLAQLHAAYADPDTQAVWAVRGGFGCAQLAAGIDWARLAGRPKPLVGYSDLTALLHQCHLHGLPAIHAPVVKAAGALLDGSADERTVVRRQFEETLALIRGSASLDYPLTAWHDAPSRREGPLVGGNLITLASLAGTPLASRAPPGALVILEDVGEPYYRLERALWQLVQAGALDEAGAVCLGTFEGCRPYDETPLEAIVAETLAPLGLPFYHGLPVGHGLHNRPWRYGATGVLEEGRLSVAG; the protein is encoded by the coding sequence ATGCCGCTTGCCATCAGCCTGATTGCCCCCTCCTCCTTCACCCCCGAGGACGACATCGAGCGGGGCGTGCGCGGACTCGAGTCCCTCGGGGTGACCGTGCGCCGGCCGGCCCCGCTGCAGCGGCGGACCCGCTACCTGGCGGGCGATCGGGAGTGGCGCCTTGCGCAGCTCCACGCCGCCTATGCCGACCCCGACACCCAGGCGGTGTGGGCGGTGCGCGGCGGCTTCGGCTGCGCCCAGCTGGCAGCGGGAATCGACTGGGCGCGGCTGGCCGGCCGGCCCAAGCCGCTGGTCGGCTACTCCGACCTCACCGCCCTGCTCCACCAGTGCCACTTGCACGGGCTGCCGGCGATCCACGCTCCGGTGGTCAAGGCCGCAGGCGCCCTGCTCGATGGATCCGCGGATGAGCGCACCGTCGTTCGGCGCCAGTTCGAGGAGACCCTCGCCCTGATCCGCGGCAGCGCCTCCCTCGACTACCCGCTCACCGCCTGGCACGACGCCCCATCACGGCGGGAAGGCCCGCTGGTGGGCGGCAACCTCATCACCCTGGCCAGCCTCGCCGGCACCCCGCTGGCCTCCCGCGCGCCGCCCGGCGCCCTGGTGATCCTCGAGGACGTGGGCGAGCCCTACTACCGGCTGGAGCGCGCCCTCTGGCAACTGGTGCAGGCCGGCGCCCTGGATGAGGCCGGCGCCGTCTGCCTGGGGACCTTCGAAGGGTGCCGCCCCTATGACGAGACGCCGCTCGAGGCGATCGTCGCCGAGACCCTGGCCCCCCTTGGGCTACCGTTCTACCACGGCCTGCCGGTGGGCCACGGCCTGCACAACCGCCCCTGGCGCTATGGCGCAACGGGGGTTCTCGAGGAGGGGCGCCTTAGCGTGGCGGGCTAG
- a CDS encoding septal ring lytic transglycosylase RlpA family protein, with protein sequence MGTRSRLLLACCLTGALTLGTQAAMAHEAEPDIQEGYASFYHDKFQGRATASGERFDQNQLTAAHPDLPFGTEVVVTRPDTGREVTVVINDRGPFVKGRVIDLSKRAARELGMLHRGVAPVIITAIN encoded by the coding sequence ATGGGAACCCGATCGAGACTGTTACTCGCCTGCTGCCTGACAGGCGCATTGACCCTCGGTACCCAGGCGGCCATGGCCCATGAGGCCGAGCCCGATATCCAGGAAGGCTACGCCTCCTTCTATCACGACAAGTTCCAGGGGCGGGCCACCGCCAGCGGTGAGCGGTTCGACCAGAACCAGCTGACCGCCGCCCACCCCGACCTGCCCTTCGGCACCGAAGTCGTCGTGACCCGGCCCGACACCGGCCGCGAGGTCACGGTGGTGATCAACGACCGCGGCCCCTTCGTGAAGGGGCGTGTCATCGACCTTTCCAAGCGCGCCGCCCGCGAGCTCGGCATGCTCCATCGCGGCGTGGCACCGGTCATCATCACCGCCATCAACTGA
- a CDS encoding alternative oxidase, with amino-acid sequence MSSSDASSPSETPLRRHHRPRGLSDRFAYRLVRFMRFFADLFFAGRYGHRAVVLETVAAVPGMVGGTLQHLRSLRRLKDDDGWIRTLLDEAENERMHLMTFIEVAQPTRLERALIVLAQGVFYNLFFLLYLCSSRTAHRVVGYLEEEAVISYTEYLEGIDSGKYENIPAPQIAIDYWKLPADARLREVVAAVRADEADHRDVNHDFADQIAGGR; translated from the coding sequence ATGAGTTCCAGTGACGCGTCCTCGCCGTCTGAAACGCCCCTTCGCCGCCACCACCGCCCCAGAGGGCTCTCCGACCGGTTCGCCTACCGGCTGGTGCGCTTCATGCGTTTCTTCGCCGACCTGTTCTTCGCCGGACGCTATGGCCACCGCGCCGTGGTGCTGGAGACGGTGGCGGCGGTGCCGGGGATGGTCGGTGGCACCCTGCAGCACCTGCGCTCCCTGCGGCGCCTGAAGGATGACGACGGCTGGATTCGGACCCTGCTGGACGAGGCCGAGAACGAGCGCATGCACCTGATGACCTTCATCGAGGTGGCGCAGCCCACCCGGCTGGAGCGGGCTCTGATCGTGCTGGCCCAGGGGGTGTTCTACAACCTCTTCTTTCTGCTCTACCTGTGTTCCAGCAGGACGGCCCACCGGGTGGTGGGCTATCTCGAGGAGGAGGCGGTGATCAGCTACACCGAGTATCTCGAGGGCATCGATAGCGGCAAGTACGAGAACATTCCGGCGCCGCAGATCGCCATCGACTACTGGAAGCTGCCGGCCGATGCGCGCCTTCGCGAGGTGGTCGCGGCGGTGAGGGCCGACGAGGCCGACCATCGCGACGTCAATCACGATTTTGCCGACCAGATCGCCGGCGGTCGCTGA
- the yghU gene encoding glutathione-dependent disulfide-bond oxidoreductase: protein MSDHAYVPPRVWKWEQPSGGKFASINRPIAGPTHDTALPVGKHPLQLYSMGTPNGVKITVMLEELLALGHAGAEYDAWLIRIGDGDQFGSGFVAVNPNSKIPALMDHTVDPPRRVFESGSILLYLAEKFGEFLPDAPAERTQTLSWLFWQMGSAPYLGGGFGHFYAYAPEKFEYPINRFAMEAKRQLDVLDRRLAESRYLGGDAYSIADIATWPWYGQLALGRLYDAGEFLQVQEYRHLRRWAEEIDARPAVRRGRMVNRTFGEPSEQLHERHDAGDFATRTQDRLEPGS from the coding sequence ATGAGCGATCACGCCTACGTTCCGCCCCGGGTATGGAAGTGGGAGCAGCCCAGCGGCGGCAAGTTCGCCAGCATCAACCGCCCCATCGCCGGGCCCACCCACGACACGGCGCTGCCGGTGGGCAAGCACCCGCTGCAGCTCTACTCCATGGGCACGCCCAACGGGGTCAAGATCACGGTAATGCTGGAGGAGCTGCTGGCGCTGGGCCATGCCGGCGCCGAGTACGACGCCTGGCTGATCCGCATCGGCGATGGCGACCAGTTCGGCAGCGGCTTCGTGGCGGTCAACCCCAACTCCAAGATCCCGGCGCTGATGGACCACACCGTCGACCCGCCCCGGCGGGTATTCGAGTCCGGGTCGATCCTGCTCTACCTGGCCGAGAAGTTCGGCGAATTCCTGCCGGACGCCCCTGCCGAGCGCACCCAGACCCTCAGCTGGCTGTTCTGGCAGATGGGCAGCGCTCCCTACCTGGGCGGCGGCTTCGGCCACTTCTACGCCTATGCCCCGGAGAAGTTCGAGTACCCCATCAACCGCTTCGCCATGGAGGCCAAGCGCCAGCTCGATGTGCTGGACCGTCGCCTGGCAGAGAGCCGCTACCTGGGGGGCGACGCCTACAGCATCGCCGATATCGCCACCTGGCCCTGGTATGGGCAGCTGGCGCTGGGGCGACTCTACGATGCCGGGGAGTTCCTGCAGGTGCAGGAGTATCGGCACCTGCGGCGCTGGGCCGAGGAGATCGACGCCCGGCCAGCGGTACGGCGCGGGCGCATGGTGAATCGCACCTTCGGGGAGCCCTCGGAACAGCTCCACGAGCGCCATGACGCCGGCGACTTCGCGACGCGCACCCAGGACCGGCTCGAGCCCGGGAGCTGA
- the queA gene encoding tRNA preQ1(34) S-adenosylmethionine ribosyltransferase-isomerase QueA, producing the protein MQRADFHFELPDELIARYPSEQRSDCRLLCVDGESDKLAHRRFPDLLELLEPGDLLVFNDTRVIPARLHGHKASGGKVEMLLERPLDAHRGLAHLRSSKSPKPGTELIFEGDIHAVVEGRRDALFELRFLGETPLIALLEAHGHMPLPPYIDRADESADRERYQTVYARRAGAVAAPTAGLHFDEPLLGRLAERGVERAFVTLHVGAGTFQPVRVDDIREHVMHSEWLEVDEETCAKVQAARAAGRRVIAVGTTSVRCLESACMKSATGEIAPYRGETDIFIYPGYEWRCVDALITNFHLPESTLLMLVSSFAGFDTTMAAYREAVAERYAFFSYGDAMFLTRRSAETPHA; encoded by the coding sequence ATGCAGCGCGCCGACTTCCACTTCGAGCTCCCCGACGAGCTGATTGCCCGCTATCCCTCCGAGCAGCGCAGCGACTGTCGCCTGCTGTGCGTCGACGGCGAGAGCGACAAGCTGGCCCACCGCCGCTTCCCTGACCTGCTCGAGCTGCTCGAGCCCGGTGACCTGCTGGTGTTCAACGACACCCGGGTGATCCCGGCGCGGCTGCACGGCCACAAGGCCAGCGGCGGCAAGGTGGAGATGCTGCTGGAGCGCCCGCTGGACGCCCACCGCGGCCTGGCCCACCTGCGCTCGAGCAAGTCGCCCAAGCCCGGCACCGAGCTGATCTTCGAGGGCGATATCCACGCCGTGGTGGAGGGGCGCCGCGATGCCCTCTTCGAGCTGCGCTTCCTCGGCGAGACGCCGCTGATCGCGCTTCTCGAGGCGCACGGCCATATGCCGCTGCCGCCCTATATCGACCGCGCCGACGAGAGCGCCGACCGCGAGCGCTACCAGACCGTCTACGCCCGCCGCGCCGGCGCCGTGGCCGCCCCCACTGCCGGGCTGCACTTCGATGAGCCGCTGCTCGGGCGACTTGCCGAGAGGGGCGTGGAGCGCGCCTTCGTCACCCTGCACGTGGGCGCCGGCACCTTCCAGCCGGTGCGCGTGGACGATATCCGCGAGCACGTCATGCACAGCGAGTGGCTGGAGGTGGACGAGGAGACCTGCGCCAAGGTGCAGGCGGCCCGCGCCGCCGGGCGCCGGGTGATCGCCGTGGGCACCACCAGCGTGCGCTGCCTGGAGAGCGCTTGCATGAAGAGTGCCACCGGTGAGATCGCCCCCTACCGCGGCGAGACCGACATCTTCATCTACCCGGGCTACGAGTGGCGCTGCGTGGACGCCCTGATCACCAACTTCCACCTGCCGGAGTCCACCCTGCTGATGCTGGTTTCCTCGTTTGCCGGCTTCGACACCACCATGGCGGCCTACCGCGAGGCGGTGGCCGAACGCTACGCCTTCTTCAGCTATGGCGACGCGATGTTTCTAACCCGCAGGAGCGCCGAGACCCCTCATGCGTAA
- the tgt gene encoding tRNA guanosine(34) transglycosylase Tgt, which yields MTFERLASDGRARRGRLTFPRGTVETPAFMPVGTYGTVKGMTPVSVEEIGAEIILGNTFHLWLRPGMEVIEAHGDLHDFAQWHKPILTDSGGFQVFSLGAMRKITEQGVHFRSPVDGAKVFMGPEESMAVQHSLGSDVVMIFDECTPYPATEKEARLSMERSLRWAQRSRDAHGDSPSALFGIIQGGMYPGLREQSLKGLLDIGFDGLAIGGLSVGEPKEEMIRTLDYLPTWMPEEKPRYLMGVGKPEDLVEGVRRGVDMFDCVMPTRNARNGHLFTAEGTVKIRNAKHRHDTRPLDDECDCYTCQHFSRAYLHHLDRCGEMLGSMLNTIHNLRHYQRLMAGLRGAIEAGTLANFVEGFYARRGLPVPPAPN from the coding sequence ATGACCTTCGAGCGCCTGGCCAGTGATGGCCGGGCGCGCCGCGGCCGCCTCACCTTTCCCCGCGGCACGGTGGAGACCCCCGCCTTCATGCCGGTGGGCACCTACGGCACCGTCAAGGGCATGACCCCGGTGTCGGTGGAGGAGATCGGCGCCGAGATCATCCTTGGCAACACCTTCCACCTCTGGCTGCGCCCGGGGATGGAGGTGATCGAGGCCCACGGCGACCTGCACGACTTCGCCCAGTGGCACAAGCCGATCCTCACCGACTCCGGCGGCTTCCAGGTCTTCTCGCTCGGCGCCATGCGCAAGATCACCGAGCAGGGGGTGCACTTCCGCTCGCCGGTGGACGGCGCCAAGGTATTCATGGGGCCCGAGGAGTCCATGGCGGTGCAGCACTCGCTGGGCTCCGACGTGGTAATGATCTTCGACGAGTGCACCCCCTACCCGGCCACCGAGAAGGAGGCGCGCCTCTCCATGGAGCGCTCGCTGCGCTGGGCACAGCGCTCCCGGGACGCCCACGGCGACTCCCCCTCGGCGCTGTTCGGCATCATTCAGGGTGGCATGTACCCCGGGCTGCGCGAGCAGTCGCTCAAGGGCCTGCTCGACATCGGCTTCGACGGCCTGGCCATCGGCGGCCTCTCGGTGGGCGAGCCCAAGGAGGAGATGATCCGGACCCTGGACTACCTGCCCACCTGGATGCCGGAGGAGAAGCCCCGCTACCTGATGGGCGTCGGCAAGCCCGAGGATCTGGTGGAAGGGGTGCGCCGCGGGGTCGACATGTTCGACTGCGTGATGCCGACCCGCAACGCCAGGAACGGCCACCTGTTCACCGCCGAGGGCACGGTGAAGATCCGTAACGCCAAGCATCGTCACGACACCCGGCCGCTAGACGACGAGTGCGACTGCTACACCTGCCAGCACTTCTCCCGGGCCTACCTCCACCACCTGGACCGCTGCGGCGAGATGCTCGGCTCGATGCTCAACACCATCCACAATCTGCGCCATTACCAGCGCCTGATGGCCGGTTTGCGCGGTGCCATCGAAGCGGGTACATTGGCCAACTTCGTGGAAGGCTTCTACGCACGGCGCGGCCTGCCGGTGCCTCCCGCCCCGAATTGA
- the yajC gene encoding preprotein translocase subunit YajC, whose amino-acid sequence MLDFFIAPAYAQDAAAGSGMAQIVMLLGFVLIFYFLLWRPQAKRAKQHKQLIGSLSKGDEIVIGGGVLGRITKVSDDSEFLTMEIAEGTQINVQKNAVAAVLPKGTIKAI is encoded by the coding sequence ATGCTGGATTTCTTCATCGCTCCGGCCTACGCCCAGGATGCCGCTGCCGGCAGCGGCATGGCCCAGATCGTCATGCTGCTCGGCTTCGTGCTGATCTTCTACTTCCTGCTGTGGCGCCCCCAGGCCAAGCGCGCCAAGCAGCACAAGCAGCTGATCGGAAGCCTCTCCAAGGGTGACGAGATCGTCATCGGCGGTGGCGTGCTGGGCCGCATCACCAAGGTGAGCGACGACAGCGAATTCCTGACCATGGAGATCGCCGAAGGCACCCAGATCAACGTGCAGAAGAACGCCGTGGCCGCGGTGCTGCCCAAGGGCACCATCAAGGCCATCTGA